The following are from one region of the Bradyrhizobium septentrionale genome:
- a CDS encoding IS256 family transposase, protein MSKDNIIKLIQPGNVDDQLTEILRNGARALLAQAVEAEVADFLGKHADLKTADGHQRVVRHGHLPEREVMTGIGPVGVRQPRVRDREAEATDPDRIRFSPSILPPYMRRSKSIETLLPILYLKGISTGDFSEALAALLGKNAAGLSASAIGRLKDGWLDEHTAWQRRDLSAKRYVYIWADGIHLQARLEDEKQCILVLIGATPEGRKELVGFTDGARESAQDWRDLLLDLKRRGLGVPPRLTIADGALGFWKAAGEVWPKTREQRCWVHKTANVIAKLPKSQQPKAKRALQEIWMAETKAAAELAFDAFIESYTPKYEKAADCLSKDRDTLLAFYDFPAEHWKHLRTTNPIESTFATVRHRTIRSKGCLSNRTALAMVFKLLEAAQKSWRRLDGHNQLPKLVLGVTFNDGIEVIAQPTDRQPITAAA, encoded by the coding sequence GTGTCCAAAGATAACATCATCAAGTTGATTCAGCCAGGAAACGTCGACGATCAACTCACCGAAATCTTGCGCAATGGGGCGCGTGCTCTGTTGGCCCAGGCGGTCGAGGCCGAGGTCGCGGACTTTCTCGGCAAGCATGCCGATTTGAAGACTGCGGACGGCCACCAGCGCGTCGTGCGCCACGGTCACCTGCCGGAACGCGAGGTGATGACCGGTATCGGTCCGGTCGGCGTCCGCCAGCCGCGTGTCCGCGATCGCGAGGCGGAGGCTACCGATCCCGACCGCATCCGGTTCTCTCCGTCGATCCTGCCGCCCTACATGCGCCGCTCGAAATCGATCGAGACGCTGCTGCCGATCCTTTACCTGAAGGGTATCTCCACCGGCGACTTCTCCGAGGCTCTGGCGGCGCTGCTCGGCAAGAATGCTGCCGGGTTGTCGGCATCCGCCATCGGCCGTCTGAAGGACGGTTGGCTTGACGAACACACCGCGTGGCAGAGGCGCGATCTGTCGGCGAAGCGCTACGTCTACATCTGGGCCGATGGCATCCATCTCCAAGCACGCCTCGAAGACGAAAAGCAGTGCATCCTGGTGCTGATCGGCGCGACGCCGGAGGGCCGCAAGGAACTGGTCGGCTTCACCGATGGCGCCCGCGAGAGCGCGCAGGACTGGCGCGATCTGCTGCTCGACCTGAAGCGGCGCGGGCTCGGCGTGCCGCCGCGGCTCACCATCGCCGACGGCGCGCTCGGGTTCTGGAAGGCCGCCGGCGAGGTCTGGCCGAAAACGCGCGAGCAGCGCTGCTGGGTACACAAGACCGCCAACGTGATCGCCAAGTTGCCGAAGAGCCAGCAGCCTAAAGCCAAACGCGCGTTGCAGGAGATCTGGATGGCCGAAACCAAGGCCGCCGCCGAGCTGGCGTTCGACGCCTTCATCGAGAGCTACACGCCCAAATACGAGAAGGCGGCCGACTGCCTGAGCAAGGATCGGGACACGCTACTGGCGTTCTACGACTTCCCGGCCGAACACTGGAAACACCTGCGGACCACCAATCCCATTGAAAGCACCTTCGCTACCGTGCGCCACCGCACGATCCGATCGAAGGGCTGCCTGTCCAACAGAACGGCGCTCGCGATGGTCTTCAAACTGCTTGAGGCCGCGCAGAAAAGCTGGCGTCGTCTCGATGGCCACAACCAGTTGCCAAAACTCGTTCTCGGTGTGACATTCAACGACGGGATCGAGGTCATCGCCCAACCGACTGACCGTCAGCCCATAACCGCCGCCGCCTGA
- a CDS encoding ATP-binding protein, with translation MTPPEPSAQEFLSTARPRRPYPGLRPFEAEEWSIFFGREKMIDDVIERLALQRLVIIHGASGIGKSSLVRAGVLPKLARQHLRHGEAWLTCSIRPSGGPLWNLAKELARLDGSENDLDTISRIVRQLSQRNATLSLVANSLENLRGRTLCILVDQFEELFRFAKETSREEAACFVDLLARQIDVPNSSAAHSSGQGGRAEGRELSTQSAHVILTMRSEFLGECTRFNGLAEAINRVQYLVPRMDYHELVRAICRPAIIYGGEVSGPLADQLIAEADGQGDELPLIQHGLMLLWDEASSHNQTGEIVLKPRQLETAEGLASLLSKHADTVTAEAATSQVMKKAVERIFRALTELNAEGQAIRRPQKFRELVAVSGIDEDALRPIIEALRADGVSFLTPYPPTPIEPDTIVDISHEALIRRWKSIADKNEGWLQREFRDGLIWRSLVEQAESLLSSRPHLLSAATTEARSQWFRDQSEPWANRYGGHWSRVQALLDESEAAVRRQVEEVDQRRQEKEELRLERERRAAAERVAEEHQLRTRAERELSRRRLRYTIVLSAAALLFLLAAVLAFYLSQEATRARIEAERAREIAERAQSDAVLQAQVAKFKAEDADREKQRTQDALSAAQEANAKLNAALTQAQQTQASSGEVVAENRGVSDLLEALKTNTNPYQAAVLGQSIAALGAKITSKQMAVAVDRLVDLLDDSNDPSVQNAFSQSLEAIAQASKQVEATQVFVRRLESALTNALDVGSKIAIAPALQIASSKLGRQDAERAAATIANELSPFIQEFTFTQAEQVATILLRNISETDDPNAQSVRALESVALKLSPSAAQDLARQISSRGLSGKLERVLLALRKGRTSDVSSKLICIGDSTSRNQQCPPEAIRLPCGTDIRNWAKQTQCQILDTKKLADTSGGACGYAIFRVQCSEGR, from the coding sequence ATGACCCCTCCAGAACCGAGCGCCCAAGAATTCCTTTCGACCGCACGCCCGAGGCGGCCTTATCCGGGATTGCGCCCCTTCGAGGCTGAGGAGTGGTCTATCTTCTTTGGTCGCGAGAAGATGATCGACGACGTGATCGAGCGTCTTGCATTGCAGCGCCTCGTGATCATTCACGGGGCGTCAGGCATCGGAAAGTCATCGCTTGTAAGAGCGGGAGTTCTTCCAAAGTTGGCCCGTCAACATTTGCGCCACGGTGAAGCATGGTTGACTTGCAGCATTAGACCGTCAGGCGGGCCGCTATGGAATCTCGCGAAAGAGCTCGCCCGGCTGGATGGCAGTGAGAATGATCTGGACACTATCAGTAGGATCGTTCGGCAACTAAGTCAGAGAAACGCAACACTTTCCTTAGTTGCGAACTCTCTAGAGAACCTTCGGGGACGAACACTCTGTATCCTAGTTGATCAGTTTGAGGAGCTTTTTCGTTTTGCAAAGGAAACTAGTCGCGAAGAAGCGGCTTGCTTTGTGGATCTTCTCGCACGCCAAATCGATGTTCCAAATTCGAGCGCAGCCCATAGCAGTGGTCAGGGAGGAAGAGCGGAGGGCCGAGAATTGTCGACCCAGAGTGCGCATGTAATCCTGACAATGCGCTCGGAGTTCTTGGGCGAGTGCACGCGCTTTAATGGGTTGGCTGAAGCCATCAATCGTGTCCAGTATCTCGTACCTCGAATGGACTATCACGAGCTTGTACGAGCGATCTGCCGCCCGGCAATAATCTATGGTGGCGAGGTCAGCGGCCCGCTTGCGGATCAATTGATTGCGGAAGCTGACGGTCAAGGCGACGAGTTGCCCCTTATACAGCATGGTCTGATGTTGCTTTGGGACGAGGCTTCCTCCCATAACCAGACCGGCGAAATTGTGCTCAAGCCTAGACAACTTGAAACAGCTGAAGGACTAGCAAGTTTACTGTCGAAGCACGCCGACACCGTGACCGCCGAAGCGGCCACTAGCCAAGTCATGAAGAAGGCGGTTGAACGTATCTTTAGAGCACTAACAGAACTAAATGCAGAGGGTCAGGCAATCCGGCGGCCGCAAAAGTTTCGCGAACTCGTCGCCGTGTCGGGAATTGATGAAGATGCGTTGCGGCCAATTATCGAAGCGCTGCGCGCTGACGGGGTCTCATTTCTAACCCCATATCCGCCCACTCCAATAGAGCCAGACACCATTGTGGATATTAGCCATGAGGCGCTAATTCGCCGTTGGAAGAGTATCGCCGATAAGAACGAAGGTTGGCTACAGAGAGAGTTTCGAGACGGCTTGATTTGGCGCTCTCTGGTCGAGCAAGCTGAAAGTCTTCTGTCGAGCCGCCCCCATCTTTTGTCGGCCGCCACGACGGAAGCACGTTCTCAGTGGTTCAGGGATCAGAGCGAACCGTGGGCGAACAGGTATGGTGGACACTGGTCGCGTGTCCAAGCATTGCTGGACGAAAGCGAGGCAGCAGTTCGACGGCAGGTCGAAGAAGTCGACCAGCGGCGCCAAGAGAAGGAGGAGTTGAGGCTGGAACGGGAGCGTCGTGCCGCGGCCGAACGCGTTGCAGAGGAGCATCAACTGCGGACTCGCGCGGAACGAGAACTTTCCCGCCGACGACTGCGCTACACTATCGTTCTAAGCGCCGCTGCTTTACTCTTTTTGCTGGCCGCAGTCCTTGCTTTCTATCTAAGCCAAGAAGCAACGCGGGCGAGAATAGAAGCTGAGCGCGCTAGAGAGATCGCGGAGCGCGCCCAAAGCGACGCGGTGCTACAAGCCCAAGTCGCGAAGTTCAAGGCTGAAGATGCCGATAGAGAAAAGCAGCGAACGCAAGATGCGTTGTCCGCCGCGCAAGAGGCAAATGCGAAACTAAATGCAGCACTCACGCAGGCACAACAGACTCAAGCGTCATCTGGTGAAGTCGTTGCAGAGAACCGAGGCGTTTCGGATTTGCTCGAGGCATTGAAGACAAACACAAATCCCTACCAAGCGGCAGTTTTAGGACAAAGTATAGCCGCGCTGGGCGCGAAGATAACTTCAAAGCAGATGGCAGTTGCGGTCGATAGGCTCGTTGACCTGCTAGATGATTCGAACGATCCTTCTGTGCAGAATGCTTTCAGTCAATCGCTTGAAGCGATAGCGCAAGCCTCGAAACAGGTTGAAGCCACTCAGGTATTCGTTCGTCGGCTTGAGAGTGCATTAACAAACGCTTTGGATGTAGGCAGCAAGATTGCGATTGCTCCAGCTTTGCAAATCGCCTCATCCAAACTTGGCCGCCAAGACGCGGAGAGAGCGGCTGCTACCATTGCAAATGAGTTGTCGCCATTCATCCAGGAATTTACTTTTACACAGGCCGAACAGGTAGCCACGATACTTCTAAGAAACATTTCAGAAACCGATGACCCCAATGCCCAGTCAGTTCGTGCGCTCGAGTCAGTCGCTCTGAAGCTTTCGCCATCAGCTGCCCAAGACCTCGCGCGTCAAATATCCTCAAGAGGCCTCTCTGGCAAGCTAGAGCGGGTCTTACTCGCCTTGCGGAAAGGGCGAACGTCAGATGTGTCTAGTAAACTGATATGCATTGGAGATAGCACAAGTCGTAATCAGCAATGCCCGCCAGAAGCTATTCGGTTGCCCTGCGGAACAGATATCCGGAATTGGGCAAAGCAAACTCAATGCCAAATACTGGACACAAAAAAGCTTGCTGACACATCAGGAGGCGCCTGCGGCTATGCAATTTTTCGAGTGCAATGCAGCGAGGGCCGCTGA
- a CDS encoding toll/interleukin-1 receptor domain-containing protein — protein MAFLSPFYDLDVFVSYSHGNAPGDANSPLMRWTHSLIRELKREIQAVEVEFDELTLWWDDLIDPTVDLTDELREKVRSSGILMIVMSPRYLASSWCKDELEWFRQQVHDRARDRGRVFVIRALRTNESDWPEFLLDGRGHAPIGFRFHDPLHRMPYCWRDTQVAKEEYAQQLWRLQIALTSHLQALRSRRAQAMEPMKPIPASRRIYLHARSEHTEVFESVRRALAEKGITPLTAKHDAVRSLADWGQESRARVETAKRCSALVLLRGDGSESFVGDLLDIGVDERERIQAARGSPLPCAVLDQSGEPLPLDVSRFGIERFDICDASWRDNFGGWLAEVRQTLPASP, from the coding sequence GTGGCATTCCTTTCACCTTTTTACGATCTTGATGTTTTTGTTAGTTACTCGCACGGGAATGCGCCAGGCGATGCAAATTCGCCATTAATGCGCTGGACTCACTCGCTTATTCGCGAACTCAAGAGGGAAATTCAGGCCGTAGAGGTTGAATTCGACGAACTGACGCTTTGGTGGGATGACCTTATTGATCCGACCGTCGATCTCACCGACGAACTTCGCGAAAAAGTCCGATCCTCGGGCATCCTGATGATCGTGATGTCGCCCCGGTACTTGGCATCAAGTTGGTGCAAAGACGAATTGGAATGGTTCCGACAACAAGTGCACGATAGGGCCAGGGACCGCGGACGGGTCTTTGTCATTCGCGCACTGCGAACAAATGAGAGCGATTGGCCTGAATTCTTGCTCGATGGTCGAGGGCATGCGCCGATCGGATTCAGATTTCACGACCCGTTGCATCGGATGCCTTACTGCTGGCGTGACACCCAGGTTGCCAAAGAAGAGTATGCGCAACAATTGTGGCGGCTGCAGATAGCTTTGACTAGCCATCTTCAAGCGCTACGCTCTCGCAGAGCGCAAGCCATGGAGCCGATGAAACCGATACCGGCCTCGCGGCGAATATATCTTCACGCGCGCTCTGAGCATACCGAAGTGTTTGAGAGCGTCAGACGAGCCTTGGCGGAAAAGGGTATTACCCCCCTAACCGCAAAACACGATGCTGTGCGCAGTTTGGCCGACTGGGGTCAGGAGAGTAGAGCGCGAGTAGAGACCGCTAAGCGATGCTCCGCGCTCGTTCTTCTTCGTGGTGATGGAAGCGAGAGCTTTGTTGGTGATCTACTTGATATTGGCGTTGACGAACGAGAGCGAATTCAGGCAGCCCGTGGGTCTCCTTTGCCGTGCGCGGTCCTTGACCAATCTGGAGAACCGCTACCGCTGGATGTCTCTCGTTTCGGAATTGAGCGTTTCGATATTTGTGACGCAAGCTGGCGAGACAATTTTGGCGGTTGGCTCGCAGAAGTGCGGCAGACTCTCCCCGCATCCCCATGA
- a CDS encoding TIR domain-containing protein: MSMANPFAPYQPQRRRIFVSYHHRGDQLYYEEFSSVFHDGFEAITDDSIERRIDSADFDYIMRSIRDNHLKGSSCAIVLCGRDTPKRRYVDWEIEASLSQGMGLIAVLLPTLEVFSNGGTAKPDRLQDNIDSGYAEWIWWHELWNSPASLTTIIERANSKSNRLIANNRRRMDRNG; encoded by the coding sequence ATGAGCATGGCCAACCCTTTTGCTCCTTATCAGCCGCAACGCAGGCGCATATTCGTGAGCTATCACCATCGCGGTGACCAGCTGTACTACGAAGAATTTTCGTCGGTATTCCACGATGGTTTCGAAGCGATCACCGACGATTCGATCGAGCGCAGAATCGACAGCGCGGATTTCGACTACATCATGCGCTCCATCAGAGATAACCACCTGAAGGGAAGCTCGTGCGCGATCGTGCTTTGCGGTCGTGACACCCCCAAGCGACGATATGTTGACTGGGAGATCGAGGCGTCGCTTTCTCAAGGCATGGGCTTGATCGCGGTTCTGCTCCCTACGCTTGAGGTTTTTTCAAACGGTGGGACCGCCAAGCCCGACCGCCTGCAAGACAACATCGACAGCGGATATGCGGAATGGATCTGGTGGCACGAGTTGTGGAACAGTCCCGCTTCGCTCACGACCATCATCGAGCGCGCGAATTCCAAGTCAAATCGATTGATCGCCAACAACAGGCGGCGAATGGATCGCAATGGTTGA
- a CDS encoding toll/interleukin-1 receptor domain-containing protein: MVEYITRDRIQRNAGPLSEHASVVRKAQARSPQGSTFLSHSTKDVDLLPGIIAILERHGAIVYVDKKDESLPPTTSRETATILRGRIRQSHKFLLLTTKNSKDSRWMPWELGLADGHKSPTSTAIFPGVDSAGDHTWAEREYLGIYDRVVYGDLQGYPSPVFMVYNQEKHSATELSAWLKA, translated from the coding sequence ATGGTTGAGTACATCACGCGGGACAGAATTCAGCGAAATGCCGGCCCCCTGAGCGAACACGCCTCTGTTGTTCGCAAAGCGCAGGCCCGGTCGCCACAGGGTTCCACTTTTCTGAGCCATTCAACCAAGGACGTCGATCTGTTACCTGGGATCATAGCGATTCTCGAACGGCATGGCGCGATCGTATATGTCGACAAGAAGGACGAGTCTCTTCCACCGACGACATCGCGGGAGACGGCGACGATCTTGCGCGGCCGGATCCGCCAGTCGCACAAATTCCTTCTATTGACCACTAAGAACTCGAAGGATAGCCGATGGATGCCTTGGGAGCTAGGTTTGGCGGATGGGCATAAGAGCCCAACGAGCACAGCGATCTTCCCCGGCGTCGATTCGGCTGGAGACCACACTTGGGCGGAGCGGGAATATCTGGGTATTTATGATCGTGTGGTCTACGGCGATTTGCAAGGGTATCCGTCACCGGTGTTTATGGTCTATAATCAAGAAAAGCATTCAGCAACCGAGTTGTCCGCTTGGTTGAAAGCGTGA
- a CDS encoding uracil-DNA glycosylase — translation MNAAARFVATVRGLAFENVFNPYFDRCPVHDRADAPDTRSATLSAIIGAAASRGIHSVWIGRDLGYRGGRRTGLALTDDVHVAAHAARWGIETQRCTKGLPVKERTAELAWSVLDEIELPVFLWNVFPLHPHEPGLPFTNRSHRASERAVGEEILSELLRLLRPERVVALGGDAASCGERVAPGRCLRVRHPSYGGQADFLRQMSDLYGPRRGSKSQADLFGAGVPP, via the coding sequence ATGAATGCAGCCGCCCGTTTCGTGGCCACCGTCCGCGGCCTCGCCTTCGAAAACGTCTTCAATCCTTATTTCGATCGTTGTCCCGTTCATGACAGGGCAGACGCGCCGGACACTCGGTCCGCGACCCTGAGCGCCATTATTGGGGCGGCGGCCTCTAGAGGAATCCACTCGGTGTGGATTGGAAGGGATCTTGGTTATCGCGGTGGTCGGCGCACCGGCCTCGCGTTGACGGACGACGTCCACGTTGCCGCTCACGCGGCCCGCTGGGGCATCGAGACCCAACGCTGCACAAAAGGATTGCCAGTCAAGGAGAGGACAGCCGAGCTGGCATGGTCAGTGCTCGACGAGATTGAACTTCCCGTGTTCTTGTGGAACGTTTTTCCTCTGCACCCTCACGAGCCGGGCCTTCCCTTCACGAACAGGTCGCATCGGGCTTCGGAGCGCGCGGTAGGGGAAGAAATACTCTCCGAATTGCTGCGGCTACTTCGGCCGGAACGGGTAGTCGCGCTCGGCGGCGACGCGGCCAGTTGCGGCGAGCGCGTAGCACCGGGAAGGTGCCTGAGGGTCCGGCACCCTAGCTACGGCGGCCAAGCCGATTTCCTGCGTCAGATGTCCGATCTTTATGGGCCGCGCAGGGGCTCGAAATCACAGGCCGATCTGTTCGGTGCCGGCGTCCCTCCATAG
- a CDS encoding nucleotide pyrophosphohydrolase, producing the protein MAAAKKLKREGAAFVGYRRAVEEEFGDALWYFAALCRRLEVPLHEVLAAASSEGYMCLVAAADDPPGAISRVSSPQPSGTFDEVLLSLGGNAAHLLVLTKQAPDARARLIAFADAFLRALNAAGISFAEVASANVRKVRGRFLTPVLPELPEFDGTFSEEERLPREFEIVIRQRSGGRSVLEMNGVVIGDPLTDNIADRDGYRFHDVFHFANAAVMHWSPTFRALIKRKRKSDPVVDETQDSGRAIVVEEGLSAFVFSHAKTLAFFEGQSSLSFDLLKTVRQFVDGYEVDACPMKLWEDAILQGYDVFRRVKRDEGGIVRGDRNRRKLEFRPLGAV; encoded by the coding sequence ATGGCCGCGGCCAAGAAGCTCAAGCGGGAAGGCGCGGCGTTCGTCGGATATCGCCGCGCGGTTGAGGAGGAATTCGGCGACGCACTCTGGTATTTCGCCGCCCTTTGTCGGCGCTTAGAAGTGCCCTTGCACGAGGTGCTCGCCGCAGCCTCGTCGGAGGGCTACATGTGTTTGGTGGCGGCCGCGGATGATCCGCCGGGCGCCATATCCCGGGTCTCGTCTCCGCAACCATCCGGCACATTCGATGAAGTCTTGCTCAGTCTTGGAGGCAATGCCGCTCATCTCCTTGTCTTGACAAAGCAGGCCCCGGACGCGCGAGCCCGCCTGATTGCTTTCGCCGACGCGTTCCTGCGCGCGTTGAATGCTGCGGGCATTTCATTCGCTGAGGTCGCGTCGGCCAACGTTCGAAAGGTGCGGGGTAGATTCCTGACGCCCGTTCTGCCCGAACTTCCCGAGTTCGACGGAACCTTCTCCGAAGAAGAACGTCTTCCGCGCGAATTCGAGATCGTCATCCGTCAACGCTCCGGAGGTCGCAGCGTCCTGGAAATGAACGGAGTGGTCATCGGCGACCCCCTGACCGACAACATCGCCGACCGCGACGGGTACCGGTTTCACGATGTTTTTCATTTTGCGAATGCCGCAGTCATGCATTGGTCGCCGACCTTTCGGGCCCTGATAAAACGCAAGCGCAAGAGCGATCCCGTTGTTGATGAGACACAGGACAGCGGTCGAGCCATCGTCGTCGAAGAAGGCCTCTCGGCCTTCGTTTTCTCGCACGCGAAAACACTTGCTTTCTTCGAAGGCCAATCCTCGTTGTCTTTCGATCTTCTCAAGACGGTACGGCAATTCGTCGATGGCTACGAGGTGGATGCTTGCCCGATGAAGCTGTGGGAAGATGCCATTTTGCAGGGCTACGACGTGTTCCGTCGTGTTAAGAGAGACGAGGGCGGCATCGTTCGTGGAGATCGCAATCGCCGCAAACTGGAGTTCCGGCCCCTCGGAGCAGTCTGA
- a CDS encoding TIR domain-containing protein, with protein sequence MSKRRNVFISHHHADDEHVGGLTKLLDRQGFQIRNSSIRAKPSNQVRLDKKQVPEATLKRLLRMKMSWASTVIVLIGKETHQRPWVDWEIRKANELGKRIVGVFTRGGTEADIPPAFEEYGDTLVNWNSDSVIQAIEGTNSPFESPGSAAPRELVHASRTSRC encoded by the coding sequence ATGTCAAAGCGCCGCAATGTCTTCATTAGCCATCACCATGCGGATGACGAGCATGTGGGCGGTCTAACAAAGTTGCTGGATCGGCAAGGCTTTCAGATACGGAACAGCTCGATTCGAGCAAAACCGTCAAATCAGGTTCGCTTGGACAAGAAGCAAGTTCCCGAGGCGACATTGAAGCGGCTTCTACGCATGAAGATGTCTTGGGCTTCAACCGTAATTGTATTGATTGGCAAAGAAACGCACCAACGACCATGGGTAGACTGGGAAATTCGTAAGGCTAATGAACTGGGTAAGCGGATCGTCGGCGTTTTCACGAGGGGCGGGACCGAAGCAGATATTCCGCCTGCTTTTGAAGAATATGGCGATACGCTGGTGAATTGGAATTCTGATAGCGTCATCCAAGCGATCGAGGGCACGAATAGCCCGTTTGAGTCCCCCGGCAGTGCCGCGCCGCGCGAACTCGTTCATGCTTCGCGAACGTCTCGCTGCTGA
- a CDS encoding transposase, whose protein sequence is MRDQRHRLHLRSVRHQAARQKTRRGRRRHPHATRHREPAGSAWLYRDAHKAKSWDRERRTVARIEATMLGLDIRFVVTSLDVGSAEWIYDSLYCARGQAENLIKLHKTQLASDRTSCRSALANQVRLVLHTAAYWLMLTVRDAIPKARELATAEFATLRLRLLKLAARVVETTSRIRLAFAAACPEADLIRGLPGALLPLGP, encoded by the coding sequence GTGCGAGACCAACGGCATCGACTACATCTTCGGTCTGTCCGGCACCAAGCCGCTCGCCAGAAAACTCGACGAGGCCGCCGACGACATCCGCACGCGACGCGCCATCGAGAACCTGCCGGTTCTGCGTGGCTATACCGAGACGCGCACAAGGCCAAGTCCTGGGATCGCGAACGGCGTACCGTCGCCCGTATTGAGGCGACGATGCTCGGCCTCGACATCCGTTTCGTCGTCACCAGCCTCGATGTCGGCTCGGCCGAGTGGATCTACGACAGCCTGTATTGCGCGCGCGGCCAAGCCGAGAATCTGATCAAGCTGCATAAGACACAGCTCGCCTCCGATCGCACCAGCTGCCGTTCGGCGCTCGCCAATCAAGTCCGCCTCGTTCTCCACACCGCCGCTTATTGGCTGATGCTGACCGTGCGCGACGCGATTCCCAAAGCCCGGGAATTGGCCACAGCCGAGTTCGCGACGCTGCGTCTTCGTCTCTTGAAACTCGCTGCCCGTGTCGTCGAGACCACGAGCCGCATTCGCCTTGCGTTTGCCGCGGCATGTCCCGAAGCCGACCTGATCCGCGGCTTGCCAGGCGCGCTGCTGCCTCTCGGTCCTTGA
- a CDS encoding NEL-type E3 ubiquitin ligase domain-containing protein — translation MDVAGNYLTNLPGLPPALRHLDASFNQLNCLPPLPDELRYLDVRFNHLTNLPALGRNLLFVAADGNMLSSLPENLLELHPMCMVGVEGNPLSERVRTNLERAVYAEGYQGPQIFFSMNDGVEQNDGVEQAPARPLHEAVADWLEGDPQAVALWETFSNDDNAADYAHFLDMLRDTVNYRNETFRQSVREGIRQAETSPALREQYFRLAFDATSSCQDRVTLAWNGMQTARLNADVESGTLDGELNKILQRGRVQFRLDALRRIAREKVRSLRFVDEIEVYLAYQVMLRDALELEHIAPSMRYFEVSNVTQTDLADAQVSVREQEVRDFENYLVTAWEPWERVLKRLVPKDYAAMKERLCDEEEYSRRLDLRLAECTLTGDDDARRELGKEVLTGMKREFFGELTRRVLEPQGLALSADLEAVRD, via the coding sequence TTGGACGTCGCCGGTAATTATCTCACCAACCTACCCGGCCTTCCGCCGGCGCTCCGGCACCTTGATGCCAGCTTCAATCAACTGAACTGCCTGCCCCCCCTGCCAGATGAACTCCGTTACCTGGATGTCAGGTTTAATCACCTGACCAACCTACCTGCACTCGGGCGCAATCTTCTGTTTGTCGCAGCGGACGGGAACATGCTGAGCAGCCTGCCTGAGAACCTGCTGGAACTACATCCAATGTGCATGGTTGGTGTCGAGGGCAATCCGCTGTCCGAACGGGTGCGGACGAACCTGGAGAGAGCGGTCTATGCCGAGGGCTATCAAGGACCGCAAATCTTTTTCTCCATGAATGATGGAGTGGAGCAAAATGATGGAGTGGAGCAAGCCCCAGCGCGGCCTCTTCACGAGGCTGTCGCGGACTGGCTCGAGGGTGACCCGCAGGCCGTGGCTCTCTGGGAAACGTTCTCGAACGATGACAACGCCGCGGACTACGCACACTTCCTCGACATGCTGCGAGACACCGTGAACTATCGCAATGAGACGTTCCGGCAATCAGTTCGCGAGGGAATACGGCAGGCAGAGACGTCCCCAGCATTGCGCGAGCAGTACTTCCGACTCGCGTTCGATGCGACCTCCAGCTGCCAAGATCGCGTCACTTTGGCCTGGAATGGCATGCAGACCGCGCGCCTAAATGCGGATGTTGAGAGTGGGACGCTCGACGGGGAACTCAACAAAATCTTGCAGCGCGGCCGTGTCCAGTTCCGCTTGGATGCGCTACGCCGGATCGCTCGCGAAAAGGTCCGCTCGCTAAGGTTTGTCGACGAGATCGAGGTTTATCTGGCCTACCAGGTTATGCTGCGCGACGCTCTGGAGCTCGAGCACATCGCGCCGAGCATGCGCTATTTCGAGGTTTCCAACGTTACCCAAACCGATCTTGCCGATGCCCAGGTATCAGTGCGCGAGCAGGAAGTGAGGGACTTCGAGAACTACCTCGTCACAGCGTGGGAACCATGGGAGAGGGTGTTGAAGCGGCTCGTCCCGAAAGATTATGCCGCGATGAAGGAACGGCTTTGCGATGAAGAGGAGTATTCAAGACGTTTGGATCTCCGCCTGGCCGAGTGTACCTTGACTGGCGATGATGATGCCAGGCGAGAGCTCGGGAAGGAAGTATTGACAGGAATGAAGCGCGAGTTCTTTGGGGAGTTAACGAGACGGGTGCTCGAACCCCAGGGTCTTGCGCTGTCGGCTGATCTAGAGGCTGTTAGGGACTGA